Within the Borrelia parkeri genome, the region TAAAGCTTTAAAATTACTTAAAAGCTGTGATTTAGGTGTTAAAGAAGATACTTCCTCAAATACAGTTATTGGATCAATATTTTCTCTTTTTTCATAAAGAGAAATCATCGCTTTAAAAATCATCTCATGATTTTGACTATAAAAATCATCCGGTTTTAGATATAATAATGCCTCTTCCACCTTTCCTGGATTATAAAATATACTCGAAATAACTGCCTTTTCTGCGCCTTCGTTAAAAAGAAGTGTAGAGGCTGTACTTACTGAAGTAAAAGCCACAAACTATACCTCTTCTTTAAACTTCCTTTTCAACACTCTTAGACTTTTTAAGAGAATGTTTTTTCTCTTCCCTTTTTATCTCAACTTTAATGACAGAATTAATTCCCTCATAAAGCTTAATAGTTACATCATAAATTCCAAAAGTTTTTAATGTACCATGATGTATATCTATTTTTCTTCTCTCAATTTCAAAACCAAGCTTTAAAAGCTCATCGGCAATATTTAAGCTATTAATACTATGAAACAATTTTCCACTATCATTAGACTGCATTACGAATTTTAAATTAATCTTATCAAGTTTTTCTTTAAGTTCAAGGGCTGCTTTTTTTCTTGTTTCTTGTCTCTTAAGTATTGATCTCCTTTTTTGATTGAAAATATCAATATTATGCTTATCCGAAAAAACAGCAAAACCTTTTGGTAATAAATAATTTCTAGCAAAACCATCCTTAACATCAACAATATCACCTTCTTTTCCAAGATTAA harbors:
- the rplI gene encoding 50S ribosomal protein L9, whose product is MRVILKEDFINLGKEGDIVDVKDGFARNYLLPKGFAVFSDKHNIDIFNQKRRSILKRQETRKKAALELKEKLDKINLKFVMQSNDSGKLFHSINSLNIADELLKLGFEIERRKIDIHHGTLKTFGIYDVTIKLYEGINSVIKVEIKREEKKHSLKKSKSVEKEV